From the genome of candidate division KSB1 bacterium:
CACCGGCGTGTATTTCTGCAGGCTGGTCGCGGGCAAGTGGCAGGCTTCGCAAAAACTGCTGTTGCTGCAGTAACCTGTGCCGACCGCTGCGGGGTCTGCGTCAGCCCATTTCTTCAGGACGCGGCCCCGCACGGGTCGCGGCTGCGATAACGACCCGAAGCGGTGGCGCACATCGCAACGAACGCTTGCAGTGAAGCACCCGCCGCCGCGGTGCCATGTCTCCCTTCTCATTCCGCTAACAGGCGCAACAGCAACGCGCACAACAATCCGCCATAATTTCCCAGCAGATAGCCGAGCACCCCCATGAGCACGCCCGCCGGCGCCATGGCTTCGTAGTAGGCAGCGGCAACGATGGGAGCGCTGGCCGGCCCGCCGATATTGGCTTGGCTGCCAATCGCCACCAAAAACATCGGCGCTCTGATCAACCGCGCACCGGCAAAGAGGACGAAAATGTGAAACAGGATCCACACCACACCGGCGAGCAGCAACACCGGCGCGGCCAGCAAGCCGGCCAGACTGGCTTTGGCCCCGATCGAGGTGAGGAAAAGATAAAGCGCAGCATATCCCACCTTGGAGGCGCCGGCCGCTTCAAGCTGGCGCAGCGGCGTGAAGGAAAGCAAAATGCCGGCGGTCGAGATGATGATGACCAGCCAGGTGAATTCGGTGAAAATCGAATCGATCAGCGGAAGGTTTTGCTGCCACGCCGCGTGGCTCAGGCTGTGCAGTTGGCCCGCCAGGCTGCGGCCGAGCACGGCACCGCCAAAGCCCAGGGCGAGAATCAAAAACAGATCGGGCACGGCCAGCGGGCGCTGCCGGCTCTCGTGGTAATCCTTCATGCGACGGTTGAGATCCTGTAGCACCTCCGAGCTGCCGCCCAGCAGCCGGTCGAGGGGGTGCTGGTAGTTGGCGAGAAAAAGCAGCACGCCCATCCAACTGTAGGCCACGATGGTGTCAACGACAATGATGGGGCCAATGATGCTGTTGGGTGCGCTTACCGCTTCTTTGATGGCGGCGAAATTGCCGCTGCCACCGATCCAACTGCCGGCGAGCGCAGCCATGCCCTTCCAGGTCTCGGGCGGCAGCCATTTTTCGAAAATGACATAGGCCAGCACGCCGCCGAGAATGACACCCAACGAACCGAACAGCATCATGGCCAGTGCTTGCGGACCGACTTTCATGATGGCCGGCAGGTCGGCGGTCATCATCAAAATGAACAGGCTGAAGGGCAGCAGATAATCGCGCATCCAGTCATACAGCGGCGAGACCGCGGGCAGCAGGCCGAAGGTGGTGGCCAGCGTCGGCAGGAAGTAAACGAAGAGAATTGCCGGCACGATGCTGAAGAAACGACGCGCCCAGGGTTGCACGCTGGTCCAAAAAACCAGGGCACACAGGCCGGCACACACGGCCAGGATCGCCATCGGACTTTGCAGCAGGGGCATCACAGACTCCGCATTAGAATTGCAGCGGTACCAAACGCAGCGCCGGTTGAAATTGCACTGCCGGCAGAGGAAGATGAATGTATGACAGCAGCAGTCGCAGCGGCAGCAGGGCGGGCGAGCGTGATTTGAGCAGCACCTCGCCGTTGACATCCAACGCCAGATAGGCCTGCAAGCGGCCGTGGCGCAGGCGGTCGGTGCCATAGCCGGCAGCGAGATGGAGCCAGCCCGGCCACACTCGCTGCGCGGCTGCGGGCAGCCACGGGCGCACTGGAAAACTCACCCAGAAAGTCATGGCATTGTAGCTTTTGATCCAGGAATCATCTTCGATGGGGGCGAATGG
Proteins encoded in this window:
- a CDS encoding DUF819 family protein, whose amino-acid sequence is MPLLQSPMAILAVCAGLCALVFWTSVQPWARRFFSIVPAILFVYFLPTLATTFGLLPAVSPLYDWMRDYLLPFSLFILMMTADLPAIMKVGPQALAMMLFGSLGVILGGVLAYVIFEKWLPPETWKGMAALAGSWIGGSGNFAAIKEAVSAPNSIIGPIIVVDTIVAYSWMGVLLFLANYQHPLDRLLGGSSEVLQDLNRRMKDYHESRQRPLAVPDLFLILALGFGGAVLGRSLAGQLHSLSHAAWQQNLPLIDSIFTEFTWLVIIISTAGILLSFTPLRQLEAAGASKVGYAALYLFLTSIGAKASLAGLLAAPVLLLAGVVWILFHIFVLFAGARLIRAPMFLVAIGSQANIGGPASAPIVAAAYYEAMAPAGVLMGVLGYLLGNYGGLLCALLLRLLAE